A segment of the Synechococcus sp. MEDNS5 genome:
CTCTTTCCTCGAGGCCTATCGAACGGCCTGAATCAGGGCTGCGCCCGGCACAGCCAGAGGCGGCTGAACAATCCCTGGTACAGCTGCAGCGGAGAAGGCCAGCCGGCTTGCGCCAGCACCCCTGAGAGCCGGCTTGGATCCAGGGAAAACACCACCTTGTTGCGGCTGTCGAAGATCGCCTCAAGCGTCTCCGGTGGCACGCCGCGATCCAGGAGCCGTTGCCGCGCCACCTTGAACACCAAGCGTTGGCTCTCGGGGGCCTCCGCTTCGCTGTAGGCGCTCAGCAGCAGAACGCCGCCATCCGCTGTGCACTGCCTGAGCTGCTGCAGCATCACGACCTGTTCTTCGCCTGGTAGGAGGTGAAGCACGTTGTGGCACACCACCAGATCAAAGCGGGCGCCAGTTAGCTCGCTCTCGAGGGCCCCATTCAGGCTGTGCTGCAGCAGCCGGCAGCGCGCGCTGCCGGGGTGATCGGCCAGGGTGTGGTGGCACTGCTCCAGCATCTGGGCACTGGGCTCGAGCACGGTGAGCGCAGCATCCCTGCAGGCGTTGAGCAGAGGGGGGAGTTCATCGCCCGGGCCGGGGCCCACCACAAGCACCTGCTGGGCATCGCTGGCTGTGCTCTGCACCGCTGCAACCGCGATCTCGTGCAGAACCTCGTGGCCGGGAATGGAGTTCTGAATGCTCTGGCGATAGCTGCGTCCGTAGTCGCCGTCGAAATCAAGCGAGGGCATCAAGGCACCGCGATGGAGCAATCTCCATGATGGATCGCAATCAGTGCTTGGGAGCGCTTGGGGCGAGGGTCTGCAGCCTGGCTTCCAGGGTTTGCCGCAGCCGCTGGCTGACGAGTGCGCAGAGGTCATCCACCAGGGGATCATCGGCGTGAAAGATCAGCCGTTGCCCCTGGCGCTCGCTGCGCACCAGCCGGGCCTGGCTCAGCTGGCTGAGCTGCCGGCTGATGTGCGACTGGGAAAAGCCGGTGCGCTCCATCAGCGTCTGCACGTCGCTGGGTGAGTCGCGCAGCTCGCAGAGCAGCTGCAGACGGGCCGGTTCACTCAGCAGCCGGAAGAAGCGGCTGATTTCGGCGAGTTGCTCTGCTCCCGGCTTTGCGTCAGCCACGGCGGTACGGCGTTTGTGCT
Coding sequences within it:
- a CDS encoding bifunctional 2-polyprenyl-6-hydroxyphenol methylase/3-demethylubiquinol 3-O-methyltransferase UbiG, encoding MPSLDFDGDYGRSYRQSIQNSIPGHEVLHEIAVAAVQSTASDAQQVLVVGPGPGDELPPLLNACRDAALTVLEPSAQMLEQCHHTLADHPGSARCRLLQHSLNGALESELTGARFDLVVCHNVLHLLPGEEQVVMLQQLRQCTADGGVLLLSAYSEAEAPESQRLVFKVARQRLLDRGVPPETLEAIFDSRNKVVFSLDPSRLSGVLAQAGWPSPLQLYQGLFSRLWLCRAQP
- a CDS encoding metalloregulator ArsR/SmtB family transcription factor, yielding MADAKPGAEQLAEISRFFRLLSEPARLQLLCELRDSPSDVQTLMERTGFSQSHISRQLSQLSQARLVRSERQGQRLIFHADDPLVDDLCALVSQRLRQTLEARLQTLAPSAPKH